The following are encoded in a window of Rissa tridactyla isolate bRisTri1 chromosome 3, bRisTri1.patW.cur.20221130, whole genome shotgun sequence genomic DNA:
- the PRR18 gene encoding proline-rich protein 18: MGLQPRRAAGPCPPPAGRCAALPAPRPAAAWARSEEPEGAPGRTASLPPILPAPAAASPVAARALPKKPAAAPKKAAPRPAEEKAARKVRGAPPERAGPLSSSWPCSSLQRQPPRRPPAERGSRPQPAPPQSRGRPGAAGPGSRSCESLGGAAGETALRFSLSLPPEAVRLLQRRSLERQRGQPAPGPGGRAAPARRGGDLRALLKISLLNDRHRYDDEEYEEEEDGGAAAAADEGLVRKCTEWLRGVESAAGRDRPDRLETLPHLGTL, from the coding sequence ATGGGGCTGCAGCCCCGGCGCGccgcggggccctgcccgccgccggcggggagaTGCGCCGCCCTGCCCGcaccgcgccccgccgccgcctgggcCCGCAGCGAAGAGCCGGAGGGAGCTCCCGGCCGCACCGCCTCCCTGCCGCCCATCctgccggcccccgccgccgcttcccccgTCGCCGCCCGGGCGCTGCCCAAGAAGCCGGCGGCGGCCCCCAAGAAGGCAGCACCTCGTCCCGCGGAAGAGAAGGCGGCGAGGAAGGTGCGGGGGGCGCCCCCGGAGCGGGCGGgtcccctctccagctcctggccctgctcctcCTTGCAGCGGCAGCCGCCGCGGAGGCCGCCGGCCGAGCGGGGGTCGCGGCCCCAGCCCGCTCCGCCGCAGTCGCGGGGccgcccgggggcggcggggccgggcagccgcTCCTGCGAGAGcctcggcggggcggcgggggagacGGCGCTGCGCTTCTCGCTGAGCCTGCCACCGGAGGCCGTCCGGCTGCTCCAGCGCCGCAGCCTGGAGCGGCAGCGGGGGcagcccgcccccggccccggcggtagagcggccccggcgcggcgcggcggcgacCTGCGCGCCCTGCTGAAAATCTCGCTGCTCAACGACCGGCACCGCTACGACGACGAGGAgtacgaggaggaggaggacgggggtgcggcggcggcggcggacgaGGGGCTGGTGCGGAAATGCACCGAGTGGCTGCGCGGCGTGGAGAGCGCGGCCGGCCGCGACCGCCCCGACCGGCTGGAGACGCTCCCGCACCTGGGCACCCTCTGA